The sequence CGACGAGGATGTGCCGGAAGCGGCGCCGGTAGTACTGGGCGATCTGCGGAAAGGCTTGCAGCACAGCGACTGTCTCGCCGATGAGGTCGTCGAAGTCGAGCGCGTTGGCCGACCGCAGCCTGCGCTGGTACTCCCCGTACACCTCGGCGATGATGCGGGCCAGGTCGTCCTCGGCCTCTGATGCCTCCGCGGCGGCCTGCTCGGGCCCGATCAGCTCGTTCTTCAGGTTGGAGATCCCGTTGGCCAGCAACCGCGGGGAGTGCCGCTTGGTGTCCAGGCCCATGTCCTTGCCGATCATCAGCAGCAGCCGCCGCGAGTCGTCGGCGTCATAGATCGAGAAGTTGGAGTTCAGCCCCGGCAGCAGCGAGGCCTGGTTGCGCAGGATCCGCACGCAGGTCGAGTGGAACGTCGACACCCACATCGCGCGGGCCCGCGGACCGATCAGCCCCACCACCCGCTCGCGCATCTCGGCGGCGGCCTTGTTGGTGAACGTGATGGCCAGCACCTGGCCGACGCCGACGTCGCGGGCGGCCAGCAGGTAGGCGATCCGGCGGGTGAGCACGGCCGTCTTACCCGAGCCCGCCCCGGCGACGATGAGCAGCGGCGAGCCTTCATGCAGCACCGCCTGGCGCTGCTGGGGGTTGAGCCCGTCAAGAAGCTCGTCGGCCTGCGAATCGGTCACGTGCACACTCATGTCTGCCCCAACTTACCGCTGCGATGGGACATTCTTTGCGCTGGCGGCGGGCCGGATGGCACACTTATTTCGTGCTCATCACGCAGCGTCGATTTTTCTACGGGTACCGGCCAGCGGTGCCCGTGGTCTAGCTGCTTCGTCAGAGCCCCGCGGTCCGCTTCCGGATCCGGGGCTCGTCTCTTGTGTGAGGCCCGAAACCGGATGGATCGCAGCCCACACAATGAGGAGTCCAACAATATGTCTATCGAAACGGAACCCGTGGCCGACATCGACGATCTTCGCCAGGAGATCGACCGACTCGACGCCGAGATCCTTGCCGCAGTGAAGCGTCGCACCGAGGTGTCGAAGCTCATCGGCAAAGCCCGGATGGCCTCCGGCGGCACCAGGCTGGTGCACAGCCGCGAGATGAAGGTGATCGAGCGCTTCAGCGAGCTCGGCCCCGAGGGCAAGGACCTGGCGCTGCTGCTGCTCCGCCTGGGCCGCGGCCGCCTCGGCCACTGACCGTTCGCGATTTCGGCGCGCTGGCGTGCGCTGAGCGTCGATTACCGCGCCGAAATCGCTATTTGCGCAGCGCGTCCTCGAGCCACGGCGTCAGCCACTCCACCGCTTCCGGCGTCGGGTGAAGGCCGTCCATCCGCATCTTGATGCCGTCGACCCGGTTGGTGTAATAGCCGTTGGGGCACAGCTTCTCGTTGAGGTCGAGCACCGTCGCGTTCTTGCGGCCTGCGACGGTGCGCCGCACCAACGTGTTCCACGCGTCGACGCGATCGGGCTCGTCCTCCGGGTACAGCGATCCGTCGGGTTGTTCGCCGCGCCGGTTGTACGGCGTCGTCGTCACCACGACGGGGGCGCCCGTCGAGCCGAGGATGTCGATGGCACGCCGGAGTTCACCGCCGAGGTACGCATTGAAGGCCTTGTCGCCGACATGCGTCCAGTGCCCTTCGTTGACGCGGTCGACGGTCTCCCAGCGGCCGATGATCAGCAGCGCGACGTCGGGCTTGGCGTGGCTGATCCGCTGCGCCCAGCGGGAAGGCCAGCTCTCGCACTCAGGTTTCTGGGTCAGGGTCTCGCCCGTCGACCGGTACGGCCCGCCGCGCGCGACGCCGCAGCCGATGGTGGTGAAGTCGACGAACTTGAAGCCCGGCGTCGGCGGCAGATAGCGCATCATCGTCCACGCCATCGAGTCCCCGAACACCGCGACGGTGCGGGTGCCCGGCGTCAGCCGCGCGGTGCCGCCGATCTCGACCGGCACCTCCGGATGCGCGGCAGCGGCGAGCACGTCGGGGCCGATGGGACGCTCGCCGTCCTGCCTGATGCCGACCGGGACGACGACCATCGTCGCAACCGCCGCGGTGGCCAGCGTCGCGGCGGCCAGCCGCAACTGCGGCACGTGCACGGGGCGCCAGCGCTTGATCGGCTGCTCGATCAGCCACCACGAGATCGCCGCGACGGTCACCGTCGCCACCGCCCGGATCGCGAACAGCGACATCCCCGTCAGCCCGGTGCGCTCGCCGTTGAGCGCCAGGAAGATCGGCCAGTGCCAGAGGTAGACGCCGTAGGAGATGACGCCCAGCCAGACCAGCGGCGGGAAAGCCAACACGCGCGCCACCAGCCCGCGCTGCTCAAGCGCGACCGGGGCGACGATGAAGATCGCCGCGAGCGCCACCACGATCAGCAGGCCGCGACGGAACTCCGGGACGCTGCCCGTCGCGAAGTGCGCCACCACGCCGAGCATCGTCAGCCCGATCACCGGGAGGATCTGCGCGATCCAGCGGCCCCACCGCGCCCGAATCTGCGAGCCGTAGCGCGCCAGCGCGGGCCAATCCTGGACCAGCAGCGCGGCCGCCGCAGCACCGACGAGCAGCGCCTGCACGCGGGTGTCGGTGCCGAAGTAGACACGGTTCAGCGAGTCCTCCGACACCATCAGGCATGACGCGACCGCTGACGCCGCCGCACCCGCGAGCGCGACGCCGACGACGACCATGCGGACCGTGCGCAGCGTCGGCTCGCTGCCGCGGCGCCTGACGAGCAATGCGACTGCGACGGCGACGGCGAGCAGCACCAGCGGCCATAAGACGTAGTACTGCTCCTCCACCGCAAGCGACCAGGTGTGCTGCAGCGGCGACGGCGGATCGCCCTGGGTGAAGTAGTCGGTTTCGCGGAACACGAAGACCCAGTTGGCCACCCAGAAGAAGGCGCCGACGGCGTCGTCGCGCACCGCGGCGACGGCATTCGAAGGGAACAGCTCGCGCAGCACGACGACCGCCAGCACCATCACGATCAGCGCGGGCAGCAGCCGCCGGGCCCGACGCACCCAGAACCCCGGCAGATCGATCGTGCCGGTGCGGCCGAGTTCGTCGAGCAGCAGCGACGTGATCAAAAATCCGCTCAGCACGAAGAACACGTCGACGCCGATGAAGCCGCCCGAGACACCCGGGATGCCAGCGTGATCGGCCAGCACGAGCCCGACGGCCACCGCGCGGATACCGTCCAGCGCGGGGATGCCGTTACCGCGCCGGGGCCGCGCAGATGCCCTCGGCGCGCCGCGGTCGATGGCGCGTTCGGGCGCCGCGACCCACCGGTGGCCACTCACCGATTGAATCTTTCCCGCGCGAGCAGACGCAAAAGTCCCCGACACGCCGGGCGCCGGGGACCTTTTGCGTTCCCCAGCTTCGCGTGGGCCCAGCTCGCGGGCGACTATTTAGTCAGCGCGATGTACTTCGTGTCGAGATACTCGTCGATGCCCTCGAATCCACCTTCGCGGCCGAAACCGGACTCCTTGACACCGCCGAACGGCGCAGCGGCATCGGAGATGACCCCCCGGTTCACACCCACCATGCCGGAGGCGACGCCCTCGGCCGCGCGCAGCGCCCGGTCGAGGTCGCGGGTGTAGATGTAGGCGGCCAGGCCGTACTCGGTGTCGTTGGCGGCCGCGATGCCCTCCTCCTCGGTGTCGAAGCCGGTGATCGGCGCGACGGGCCCGAACACCTCCTCCTTGAGGATGCGCGCGTCGACGGGCACGTCGGCCAGCACGGTGGCGGGGTAGAAGTTGCCGGGCCCCGAGGGGGCGACGCCGCCGACGGCGACCGTGGCACCCTTCGACACCGCGTCGGACACCAGATCCGACACCGTGGCCACCTGCTTGGCGTTGATCAGCGGCCCGAGGGTGGCCGACTCGTCGATGCCCTTGCCGAGCTGGAACTCACTCATCCGCTTGACCAGCTTCTCGGTGAACTCCTCGCGCACGGAGTTCGCGACGTGGAACCGGTTGGCGGCCGTGCATGCTTCGCCACCGTTGCGCATCTTGGCAAGGATCGCGCCTTCGACGGCGGCGTCGACGTCGGCGTCGTCGAATACGACGAACGGCGCGTTGCCGCCCAACTCCATCGAGGTCCGCAGCAGCGCGTCCGATGACTGCTTGACGAGCGCCTTGCCCACGCCCGTCGACCCGGTGAAGGTCAGCTTGCGAAGGCGCCCGTCGTCGATCAGCGCTGTGGTGACCTCGCGGGGGTTGTTGGTGGGCAGCACCGACAGCACGCCCTTGGGCAGGCCCGCGTCGTCCATCAACTTGGCCAGCAACAGCATCGTCAGCGGGGTCTCCTGTGCCGGCTTGACGATCATGGTGCAGCCCGCCGCGACCGCGGGCCCGATCTTGCGGGTGCCCATCGCGAGCGGGAAGTTCCACGGCGTGATCGCGTAGCAGGGGCCGACGGGCTGCTTGGTGACGATGATGCGGCCGGTTCCGGCGGGGCTCGGGGTGTAGCGGCCGTGGATGCGCACCGCTTCTTCGGCGAACCAGCGGAAGAATTCCGCGCCGTAGGTGACCTCACCCATGCTCTCGCGCAGCACCTTGCCCATTTCCAGGGTCATCAGCGTCGCGAGATCTTCGGCGCGTTCGGTGATCTTCTCGAAGACCGCCCGCAGCACCTCGCCGCGCTTGCGCGGCGCCGTGTCCGCCCACTCCTCCTGCGCCGCGGCGGCAGCGTCGAGTGCGGCGATCGCGTCCTCGGCGGTGGCGTTGGCCACCGACACCAGAACCGAGTCGTCGGACGGGTCGAGGACGTCGAACGTCGACGAACCCTTGCGCTCCTCACCGCCGATCCAGATGCCGGTGGGGACGGATTTCAACAGAGCGGAGGTATCCATGACTCTCTCTTACACCTTTGTTCAAATGGCCGCACTAGGGTCGGAGGAATGACCGCCGACGAGCGCTCGCGCGAGGAACAGACGAGCACAGTAACCGAGCAGATCCCCGACATCTCAGCCATTCCAGCATGGCAGGCCCTGCAGCGGCATCACGATCAGATCCGCGACAAACACATCCGAGATCTCTTCGACGAGGACCCCGCCCGCGGAACCGAACTGGCGCTGACGGTCGGCGACATGTACATCGACTACAGCAAGCACCGGATCACCCGCGAAACGCTGACACTGCTGGTTGACCTGGCGCGAGCCGCACATCTGGAACAGCGCCGCGACGCCATGTATTCCGGTGTGCACATCAACACCTCGGAGGATCGCGCCGTCCTGCACACCGCCCTGCGTCAGCCGCGCGGAGTCGGGCTGACCGTGGACGGCCAGGACGTCGTCACCGACGTGCACGAGGTGCTCGACCGGATGGGCGAGTTCACCGACAGGCTGCGCAGCGGCGAGTGGACCGGTGCGACGGGCCAGCGGATCGCATGCGTGGTCAACATCGGTATCGGTGGTTCCGACCTCGGCCCGGTGATGGTGTACGAGGCGTTGCGGCACTACGCCGACGCGGGCATCGCGTGCCGGTTCGTGTCCAACGTCGACCCCGCCGACCTAGTGGCCAAGCTCGACGGACTCGACCCGGCCACAACGCTTTTCATCGTCGCATCGAAGACGTTCTCCACCCTGGAGACGTTGACGAACGCGACCGCGGCGCGGCGCTGGCTGACCGAGACGCTCGGCGACGCGGCGGTGGCCAAACACTTCGTCGCGGTGTCGACGAACAAGAAACTGGTCGACGACTTCGGCATCAACACCGACAACATGTTCGGCTTCTGGGACTGGGTGGGCGGCCGCTACTCCGTCGACTCGGCGATCGGGCTGTCGGTGATGGCCGCGATCGGCAAGGAGCGGTTCGCCGAATTCCTCGCAGGCTTCCACATCGTCGACGAGCACTTCAAAACCGCGCCGCTGGAGGCGAATGCGCCTGCGCTGCTTGGCCTCATCGGCCTCTGGTACAACAATTTCTTCGGCGCGCAGTCGCGGGCGGTGCTGCCGTACTCGAACGACATGTCGCGTTTCGCCGCCTATCTGCAGCAGCTGACGATGGAGTCCAACGGCAAGTCCGTGCACGCCGACGGGTCACCGGTGACCACCGACACCGGCGAGATCTTCTGGGGCGAGCCGGGAACCAACGGCCAGCACGCGTTCTACCAACTGCTGCATCAGGGCACGCGGTTGATCCCCGCCGACTTCATCGGGTTCAGCCAGCCCACCGACGACCTGGCCACCGCCGACGGCACCGGCAGCATGCACGATCTGTTGATGAGCAACTTCTTCGCGCAGACGCAGGTGCTGGCGTTCGGCAAGACCGCCGAGGAGATCGCCGCGGAAGGCACACCGTCAGAAGTGGTGCCGCACAAGGTGATGCCGGGCAACCGGCCGTCGACGTCGATCCTCGGAACACAGTTGACACCGTCGATCATCGGCCAGCTGATCGCGCTCTACGAGCATCAGGTCTTCACCGAGGGCGTGGTCTGGGGTATCGACTCGTTCGACCAGTGGGGCGTCGAGCTGGGCAAGACGCAGGCCAAGGCGCTGCTGCCGGTGCTCACCGGTGACGCGTCGCCGCCGAAGCAGTCGGACAGCTCGACCGACGCCCTTGTGCGGCATTACAGGGCGGAGCGCGGTAGATCAGCCTGAGAAACCTCGCCCGCGAAATGGCATTCCGGCAGACAAATGTCGAGAGGGGGCCTGCCGGTATGCAATCTCGCGAGAAAGACTAAGCGAAAGGCTTCGTGAGCCGGGGCGGCAGCACCTTCATCAGCTGCACCAACGGCGCCCACGGCCAGAAGGGCACAGCGGCGCGGCCGCTCTCCTTCTCGATCGCATTCACCATCGCCTTCGTGCCGGATTCGTTGTCGACCATCAACATCGTCGACGCCGACTTCGCCGTCATCTCCGACTCGATGTATCCCGGCTCGAGCACCGTGATCTTGACGGGGCCACTCGGGTACTCGGCGCGCAGCGATTCGCCGAGCGACGACACACCCGCCTTGCTGGCGGCGTAGGCGGCCTTGACGCCCGGCACCCCTTTGTTGCCCAGCACCGACGAAATCAGCACCAGATGTCCACCACCGGAGTTCTTGAACATCTCGATGGCGGTTTCGATCTGCACAAGCGCCGCCACCAGGTTCGTCTCGATCGTCTGCTTGTTCGCCCACAACTTGCCCGACCCCAGCGGCGCACCCTTACCGATGCCCGCGTTGACGATCACGCGGTCGATGCCGCCCAGCTGGTCCTCCAGCTCGGCGAAGACCTTGGGCACCTGGTCATGGTCGTTGACGTCCAGTGCCGCGACGGCCACGGTGATGCCCTGGTGTCGCGCGGTCAGCTCGGCCTTCAGTTCGTCGAGGCGGTCGACGCGCCGGGCGCACAGCGCGAGGTCGCGCCCCTTGGCGGCGAACGCCCTTGCCATGCCCGCACCAAGGCCCGAACTGGCGCCCGTGATCAAGATTTTCTGCCGTGTCACCCGGACAGCCTAAGCATGATGGACGAATGAGCCGTAATCGAAGTGCTGCCGTGCTGGTAACCGGGTCGCTGCTGGTGGGCGCGCTGCCCGTGGCCGCAAGCGCCGAGCCCGCCAGCCCGCTGTACCTGCTGGTGGACACCGCCGCCCAGCGGCTGGCGACCGCGGACCCTGTCGCGGCCACGAAGTGGATCAACCACGGGCCGCCGATCGACGATCCGCCGCGAGCCGCCGCCGTGCTGGACAGCGTCGGCGCCGACGCCACCGCCCACGAGATCGACGCCGGCTACGTGCGGAGGATCTTCACCGACCAGATAGACGCGACCGAAGGCGTCGAGTACACGCGATTCGCGCAGTGGAAGTTCGACCCCTCAACCGCCCCGACGACCGCGCCCGACCTGTCCGAATCGCGAAGAGCCATCGACGGGTTCAACAAGACCATGGTTAACGAGATTGCGCTGCACTGGAATTCGCTGCGCGGGCCGTCCTGTCAGGCTGAGATTCAGGAGGCGACGGACGCCGTCGCCTCTGCCCGTGCCCTCGACCCGCTGTACCGGCAGGCGCTGTCATCGGCGACACGGTCTTACTGCCTCACGTGAGCAGCCGCGGCATCCGCAGCGCCGCTGGTGCGCTGTCGGGCACCACGGGATCCGTCGGCATGACGGGCGCCACCGGCTCGTAACTTTGGCTGAGAGCCGGCCGGTTGTCCGCGGATCCCTTGTTCGGCCAGAAGGCGACGGCCCGTTCGGCTTGCGCGGTGATCGTCAGCGAAGGGTTGACACCGAGATTCGCCGAGATCGCCGAGCCGTCCAGCACGTGCAGGCCGGGATGGCCGTACACCCGGTGGTAGGGATCGATCACGCCTGTCTCGGGCGAGTCCCCTATCACCGCCCCGCCAAGGAAGTGCGCGGTCATCGGGACATCGGCGATCTCGCCCAGGCTGCTGTAGGGCAGTCCGTCGATGTCCTCGGCGAGCCGGCGCACGGCCTCGTTGGCCGCCGGTATCCACGTGGGGTTGGGCACCCCGTGACCCTGTTTCGACGTCAGCTTCATGCCGCCGAGGCGTTTGCGCTTCAGGAACAGCGTGAGCGAGTTGTCCTCGGTCTGCATGACCAGCGCGATGATGGTGCGCTGCGACCAGTCGGTGAGCCCGATGTAGAGGGACGCCGCCTGGGCAGGGTGCCTGACGATCTGCCCCAGCCACTTCACCCAACGCGGCACGCTGCCACCGCCGTCGGTCATCACGGTCGTCAGGAGCCCCATCGCGTTCGACCCCTTGCCGTAGCGAACGGGTTCGATGTGGGTGTTCTCGTCGGGGTGTATCGACGAGGTGATTGCGATGCCCTGGTGAAACGCCGCCTGTTTGCGGTTGCGCAGTTTCACGCTTGCGCCGCACAGCGCTTCGGAGTTCGTTCGGGTGAGCACGCCAAGGCGGTCGGAGAGACGCGGAAGGACGCCATCGTGCTTCATTCGGTGCAGCAGGCTCTGAGTCCCCCAGGTTCCCGCGGCGAAGACCACCTGCTCCGCTGTGACCGTCTTCGCAGATTTCTTGGCTCGCCACGCCCCGGTTCGCACCGTCTCGACGGCGTAGCCGCCTGCGTCCAGCGGGCGGACCGCGGTCACGGTGGTCAACTCGTGGATGCGCGCGCCCGCCCGCTCAGCCAGATACAGGTAATTCTTCAGCAGCGTGTTCTTCGCGTTGTGCCGACAGCCGGTCATGCACTCACCGACCTCGATGCAGCCTCGTCGCCGCGGCCCGACGCCGCCGAAGTACGGATCGTCGAATTCGACACCGGGCGCCTTGCGGTTGTCCGGCCCGAAGAACACGCCGACGGGGGTGAGCCCGAAGGTGTCCTGGACGCCCATCTGTTCGGCGACCTTGTGCAGCGCCCGGTCCGACGGCGTCATCGTCGGGTTGGTGACGACGCCGAGCATCCGCTTGGCCTGGTCGTAGAACGGCGCCAATTCTGTTTTCCAGTCGGTGATGTGCGCCCATTGGGCATCCCGGTAGAACGCGTCGGACCGCGGCTCGTAGAGCGTGTTGGCATACACCAGCGACCCGCCGCCCACGCCTGCACCAGCGAGCACGATGACGTCGGGCAGTACGTGGATCCGTTGAATTCCCGTGCAGCCCAGCTTCGGTGCCCAGAAGAACTTGCGCGCCTGCCAGCTGGTCTTGGCGAAGTCGGCGTCGGCGAACCGCCGCCCCGCCTCAAGGACGCCTACCGAATAGCCCTTTTCGGTCAACCGCAGCGCAGCCACAGACCCACCGAATCCGGAGCCGACGATGACGACGTCGTAATCGAACACGGCTCGCCCCTACTTCACACCGGGGATGCGGCGAAGCGCCCGCAGCCCCGTCGTCATCACGCGGGCGTACCGGTCTGCCCGGATCCACGGCGGTGCGCCGACGGGCAGCACCCGCTCGGTGGCGATCGTCTGCGACTCCGTGTATTTCGTGATCCCGTGCTCGCCGTGGCGGCGGCCCACACCGGAGTCCTTCATGCCGCCCATCGGCGCGTCGACCGACGCCCAGGCCGCAGCGTAGGCCTCGTTGACGTTGACGGTGCCCGCGTGCAGTCGCGCGGCGACCCGTCTCCCGCGCTCCCGATCCGAGGTCCAGACACTGAAGTTCAGCCCGAACCGGCTGTCGTTCGCCTTCGCGATCGCCTCCTCCTCGGAGTCCACCGGGTAGAGCGACACCACCGGTCCGAACGTTTCGTCCTCGTAGACGTCCATCCCCTCCCGGACGCCGGACAGGATCGTCGGCTCGTAGAAGTACGGACCGATGTCAGGGCGGGCGCGACCGCCTGCGAGCACCGTCGCACCCTTGCCGACCGCATCGTCGACGTGCTGGGTGACGGTCTCGAGTTGCTTCGCGTTGATCAGCGAGCCCATGTCCGCCGAGTAGTCGAGCCCCGCAGCCAGTTTCATGGCCTTGGTGGCGGTGACGAAGCGATCGACGAAATCGTCCCACATCGCCGTCGGCACGTAGATGCGTTCGATCGAGATGCAGAGCTGCCCTGAGTTCGAGAAGGCAGCCCGCACGGCACCTCGAGCGGCCTTGCCGACGTCGGCGTCGTCCAGCACGAGCAGCGCGTTCTTCCCGCCGAGCTCCATGGAGTAGTCGATCAGCCGCTCCGCGGCCTGCTTGGCGACTGTCCGACCGGTGCTGGTCGAACCGGTGAACATCAGGAAGTCGGATTCCTCGATGATCGGTGTGCCGAGCTCCGATCCCGGCCCGGTGACCGTCTGCACCAGACCGGGCGGCATCCCTGCCCGCTCGAGCATGCGGACGGCCCACAGATGCGAAAACGGTGTCCGGTCATCGGGTTTGGCCAGCACCGCGTTGCCTGCGACGATCGCGGGCAGCGCGTCGCTGATCCCGAGGGTGAGCGGATAGTTCCACGGCGAAATCACGCCGACCAGACCCTTCGGGTGATGGTGTTCCCACACCTCGGTCAGCATCAGCTGCACACCCTGGCGACGCTTCGGGCGCAGATAGTCCTCGGCCGTGTGCGCGTAGTACCGCGACGTCAGGGCGACGTCGATGACTTCTTCGAACGCGTGCCTTCGCGCTTTCCCGTTCTCCAGCTGGATCAGGTCGAGCACCTCGTCTTGATGCTCCAGCACGAGGTCGTGCAGGCGCAGCAACACTTCGGCGCGTTCGGCCACCGGCCTGGCCGCCCACTGCGCCTGTACTTCTCGGGCGCGGCGCGCCGCCGCGGCGACGTCCTCGGCGGTGCAGTGCGGCACGTGTCCGAGCGGTTGCCCGGTCATCGCGTCGGTGACCTCACGGCGACGGGAGGCGTCTGCCGCCTCCACTCGCCGCCCCAAGTCGTTCAGCAGCGGGGCGAGGCGGGTGCTGTTATCGACCGCCTGCAGTGTCGTCATGGTGTTGCCTTCCAGCTAGGGCCGGTTCGGGTGTCGACGCGGCGTCTGTGGTGAAGTGGACGGGATCGAAATAGCGGGTCTGGCGGCGGTATTCAAACGTGAAGCCGGGCCAGTTGTTGGTGTTCTTGCCGGCCTCGGTGACATACCAGCTGTCACATCCGGCCTGCCACACCGTCTGCTTGAGACGCTTCTGCATGTCTGTGTTGAACTCGGCGTGCGCCTGTTGGCGAACGTCGAGCCACCGTGCCCCGTGGCTGGCGGCATGCCTCAGCGCTTCGAGTACGTAGTCGGTCTGGCTCTCGATCATGTAGACGATCGAGTTGTGCCCGAGGTTGGTGTTCGGCCCGTACAACATGAAGAGGTTCGGAAAGCCGGGGACCACAACACCTTTGAAGGCCTCCGCACCACCACGGTCCTGCCAGGTCTCGTGCAGGCTCTGCCCGCCGCGGCCCGTGACGGCGACCGGTGCGAGGAAATCGTTCGTGACGAAGCCGGTCCCGAAGATGATGGTGTCGACGTCGCACGTGGTGCCGTCAGCAGCGACCACACCGTCGGGCCGGACCTCGGTGAGGCCGGCGGGGACCACCTCGACGTTCGGCCGGTTCAGCGCGGGATACCAGTCGTTCGAGATCAATACCCGTTTGCAGCCGATTGGATAGTCCGGCCGCAGTATCCGGCGCAGTCCCTCGTCGTGCACTGAGGAGTTCAGGTAGCGTTCCCACGCCCGTTCGACGGCGCTGACACCGATGCCCTTGGTCAGGGGAAGGACGCGGGCCTCGCAGTACATGTACTGCCGGGTCCGGCTGGCCACCAGCGTGGCAGGGAAATGTCGGTAGATGTACTTCTCCAGCCGGGTGTACGGTCGATCGGGTTTGGGCAGCACATAGGGCGCCGACCGCTGCAGCACGTACATGTGATCGACCAGCGGGGCGATCCTCGGAACGAACTGGATGGCCGACGCCCCTGTCCCGACGACGGCGACGCGCCGACCGCGCAGGTCGATGTCGTGGTCCCAGCGGGCCGAGTGAAAGGCGGTACCGGAGAACGAGTCGAGGCCGGGGTAGTGCGGCTCGGCGGGCAGGCTCAGCTGCCCCATGGCCGCGACGAGGAACTGTGAGGTGACGTCGTCGCCGCCCCGCACGCCGATCGTCCACGACCCTGAGTCTTGGTCGAAGTCCGCTCGCGTCACCTCCTGTCCGAACCTGATGTGCTCGTCGATCCCGTACTTGCGGCTGCACTGGGCGAGGTAGCTCTGGATCTCGGGTTGTGTGCCGTATTTACGGGACCAGTCGTGGCTGGGCTCGAAGGAGAACGAATAGAGGTGCGACGGGATGTCGCAGGCGGCGCCCGGATAGGTGTTGTCTCGCCACACCCCGCCGACGCGGTCGCCCTTCTCGAGGATGGTGAACGGCACACCGGCGCGCCGCAGCTTGATCGCCATGCAGATGCCCGAGAACCCTGCGCCGATGATCGTGACGCCGCCTCCGACCCGTGGTGCCATGGTTGCGGGTTGCCCGAATCTCCTCGCCCTAAGCACCGATTTCGGTGCGCCGCGCTGCTACTTGAGCAGCCGCGACATCCGACGGTCGGCGAGTACCTTGCCGCCGGTCTGACAGGTCGCGCAGTACTGGAACGACTTGTCGGCGAACGACACCTCGCGCACCGTGTCGCCGCACACCGGACACGGCAGCCCGGTCCTTGCGTGCACCCGCAGGCCGGACCTCTTCTCCCCCTTCAACGTCGCCGCCTGCTGACCGACAGAGCGCGACACCGCGTCGGCGAGCACCGAGATCATCGCGTCGTGCAGCGCCGCCAGCTGGGCCTCTGTCAGCTTGCCCGCGGTCGCGAACGGCGACACCTTGGCCACGTGCAGGATCTCGTCGCTGTAGGCGTTGCCGATCCCCGCGACCACCTTCTGGTCGGTGATGACGGTCTTGATCCTGCCGGTGTTGCCCTTCAACGCTTCGGCCAGCCCGTCGTGGTCCAACGACAGCGCGTCAGGCCCGAGCGATGCGATCTGCGGCACCGCCATCGGGTCGTGCACCAACCAGACCGCGAGCCGCTTCTGGGTGCCGGCCTCGGTGAGGTCGAATCCCGGAGCCGGTCCGCCGGCGACATTGGACCCCGGAGCCGGTCCGCCGGCGACATTGGACCCCGGTGCCTCGCCCGGCGTTCCGAGGTGGACGCGCAGCGCGATCGGACCCTTGCCCGGCTTCAGTGGCGCCGCGGCCAACTGGTCGGACCAGCGCAGCCACCCCGCGCGGGACAGGTGGGTGATGAGGTGCAGGTCGCCTGCCTGCAAGCCCAGGTACTTGCCCCACCGGTTCGCGCCGGTGACCTCGACGCCGTGCAACGCGGTCGGGGGCGGATCGAACGTCTTGAGCACCGAGAGCGCGGCGACGTCGACGCGTCCGACGGTGAGACCGACCGCGTGCCGACGGAGATGGTCGGCCA is a genomic window of Mycobacterium sp. ITM-2016-00318 containing:
- a CDS encoding chorismate mutase produces the protein MSRNRSAAVLVTGSLLVGALPVAASAEPASPLYLLVDTAAQRLATADPVAATKWINHGPPIDDPPRAAAVLDSVGADATAHEIDAGYVRRIFTDQIDATEGVEYTRFAQWKFDPSTAPTTAPDLSESRRAIDGFNKTMVNEIALHWNSLRGPSCQAEIQEATDAVASARALDPLYRQALSSATRSYCLT
- a CDS encoding FAD-dependent oxidoreductase, with the protein product MFDYDVVIVGSGFGGSVAALRLTEKGYSVGVLEAGRRFADADFAKTSWQARKFFWAPKLGCTGIQRIHVLPDVIVLAGAGVGGGSLVYANTLYEPRSDAFYRDAQWAHITDWKTELAPFYDQAKRMLGVVTNPTMTPSDRALHKVAEQMGVQDTFGLTPVGVFFGPDNRKAPGVEFDDPYFGGVGPRRRGCIEVGECMTGCRHNAKNTLLKNYLYLAERAGARIHELTTVTAVRPLDAGGYAVETVRTGAWRAKKSAKTVTAEQVVFAAGTWGTQSLLHRMKHDGVLPRLSDRLGVLTRTNSEALCGASVKLRNRKQAAFHQGIAITSSIHPDENTHIEPVRYGKGSNAMGLLTTVMTDGGGSVPRWVKWLGQIVRHPAQAASLYIGLTDWSQRTIIALVMQTEDNSLTLFLKRKRLGGMKLTSKQGHGVPNPTWIPAANEAVRRLAEDIDGLPYSSLGEIADVPMTAHFLGGAVIGDSPETGVIDPYHRVYGHPGLHVLDGSAISANLGVNPSLTITAQAERAVAFWPNKGSADNRPALSQSYEPVAPVMPTDPVVPDSAPAALRMPRLLT
- a CDS encoding succinic semialdehyde dehydrogenase, producing the protein MTTLQAVDNSTRLAPLLNDLGRRVEAADASRRREVTDAMTGQPLGHVPHCTAEDVAAAARRAREVQAQWAARPVAERAEVLLRLHDLVLEHQDEVLDLIQLENGKARRHAFEEVIDVALTSRYYAHTAEDYLRPKRRQGVQLMLTEVWEHHHPKGLVGVISPWNYPLTLGISDALPAIVAGNAVLAKPDDRTPFSHLWAVRMLERAGMPPGLVQTVTGPGSELGTPIIEESDFLMFTGSTSTGRTVAKQAAERLIDYSMELGGKNALLVLDDADVGKAARGAVRAAFSNSGQLCISIERIYVPTAMWDDFVDRFVTATKAMKLAAGLDYSADMGSLINAKQLETVTQHVDDAVGKGATVLAGGRARPDIGPYFYEPTILSGVREGMDVYEDETFGPVVSLYPVDSEEEAIAKANDSRFGLNFSVWTSDRERGRRVAARLHAGTVNVNEAYAAAWASVDAPMGGMKDSGVGRRHGEHGITKYTESQTIATERVLPVGAPPWIRADRYARVMTTGLRALRRIPGVK
- a CDS encoding NAD(P)/FAD-dependent oxidoreductase, which encodes MAPRVGGGVTIIGAGFSGICMAIKLRRAGVPFTILEKGDRVGGVWRDNTYPGAACDIPSHLYSFSFEPSHDWSRKYGTQPEIQSYLAQCSRKYGIDEHIRFGQEVTRADFDQDSGSWTIGVRGGDDVTSQFLVAAMGQLSLPAEPHYPGLDSFSGTAFHSARWDHDIDLRGRRVAVVGTGASAIQFVPRIAPLVDHMYVLQRSAPYVLPKPDRPYTRLEKYIYRHFPATLVASRTRQYMYCEARVLPLTKGIGVSAVERAWERYLNSSVHDEGLRRILRPDYPIGCKRVLISNDWYPALNRPNVEVVPAGLTEVRPDGVVAADGTTCDVDTIIFGTGFVTNDFLAPVAVTGRGGQSLHETWQDRGGAEAFKGVVVPGFPNLFMLYGPNTNLGHNSIVYMIESQTDYVLEALRHAASHGARWLDVRQQAHAEFNTDMQKRLKQTVWQAGCDSWYVTEAGKNTNNWPGFTFEYRRQTRYFDPVHFTTDAASTPEPALAGRQHHDDTAGGR
- a CDS encoding zinc finger domain-containing protein; this translates as MAVPQIASLGPDALSLDHDGLAEALKGNTGRIKTVITDQKVVAGIGNAYSDEILHVAKVSPFATAGKLTEAQLAALHDAMISVLADAVSRSVGQQAATLKGEKRSGLRVHARTGLPCPVCGDTVREVSFADKSFQYCATCQTGGKVLADRRMSRLLK